In Pelodiscus sinensis isolate JC-2024 chromosome 2, ASM4963464v1, whole genome shotgun sequence, the following proteins share a genomic window:
- the ODF1 gene encoding outer dense fiber protein 1, with protein sequence MSLCCHFLEDAKRDLRKADREIRRQIRLMDLHPHCLHPHCLCDIHLHPHCVCDIHPYPHCLCSVHLHCHRPSCLTIWERKAIKAKLEAERELDSIRRRVNRMLNSCHDHKLLALMDVKGFDPDEVTVKVKDGKVKVSAEHEEEHRTLRGKEYNYTNLTKEISLPPGVYEDEVTYTVGPNSLVKIETPRKCYPCLLSLL encoded by the exons ATGTCTTTGTGCTGTCACTTTCTGGAAGATGCCAAGCGAGATTTGAGAAAGGCAGATAGAGAAATAAGGAGGCAGATAAGGCTGATggacttgcatccacactgcctgcatCCTCACTGCCTGTGTGATATACATCTGCACCCACACTGTGTGTGTGACATACACCCGTATCCACATTGCCTTTGTTCTGTGCACCTACACTGCCATCGACCATCATGCCTCACAATTTGGGAGAGGaaagccattaaagcaaaactagAGGCGGAGCGAGAACTGGACAG catACGAAGAAGAGTTAATAGGATGTTGAATTCATGCCATGATCATAAGCTTTTAGCTCTGATGGATGTTAAGGGGTTTGACCCAGATGAAGTTACAGTGAAGGTAAAAGATGGGAAGGTTAAAGTGTCAGCTGAACATGAGGAGGAACATAGGACCCTGAGAGGGAAGGAATACAACTATACAAACCTTACCAAGGAGATCAGCTTGCCTCCAGGAGTGTATGAAGATGAGGTGACTTACACTGTAGGACCCAACAGTTTGGTGAAGATTGAAACTCCACGCAAGTGTTACCCTTGCCTCCTGAGTCTACTTTGA